DNA from Lonchura striata isolate bLonStr1 chromosome 5, bLonStr1.mat, whole genome shotgun sequence:
GGAGGAATCAGTTGCAATTTGGGCATAAAACAAGAAAAGTTTCTCTTCAGTACCATGGACAAGAACTTCACACATTGTTCATGAACATGGAAACAACATACTCAGAAAGTACCTTTGTTACTTAAAAAAACCATATACCagcttctgggttttttttatagtAAAGTATCAGTCaattctttctttaaaacatcactgttctaattaaaaataaattgtaaaaaGATCAACATCAGAAAATACAGGAATGTGGATCTAGTTACCATGCCTAACTTGTTTCTTCTTCTAACTGGTCCCTTCCATTTGTCACTGgcaacagaaaatgaaaaccaaaaagccAACCAGGAAACTAAAAGGTGGATTAAAATCCCTAAAGctcttgtcactcctttttagCATAACTTGCCCTTACAAGAAGTATGAAATATTTACTATGCACTATATTTATCTTCATTTGTTATATCACACAGAAGATAAAAGCCTTGTATAAAAAATGGTGGCATAAGACAttccttttatctttttcaatattttgtaTGCGTGTTTCCCAAGTAAATTACTACTGCACATAATAAATCAAGTTTTCATAATAGTTTAATAATGCACTTTCATTTCGTTAAATTTAAAAGTTATATATGTTTCATAAATCTCAACGGTCCCAACAAGACATGGCAAAATGCTAATAAAATTATGGGCTTGCCTTAATGAAAGTGCTAAGTTTGTAATTTAGTATCTGTAATTATTAAATAACTAGTCAGTTTGCAATGAATCAACAAATTTTCAATTTCATAGATGGTATACAACTCAAAATTAAGAATAGGGAAAAACTATCATCTCAAATTAGTCAACTTTCTAAATCTCTATTGTAACTACAGACAAATGCATTTTATAACTTGGTGCAAAGAATCAGCTATACAATCAGACACTGGTATCAGAGACTTCATAAAATAATACTTTCTCTCATCTTTCCATTAAAATGCATTACCTTCTAATGTCAACAGTGACACTTTTAAACCctttttctctgaaagaaaTTGTATTGCCATTagaattgtttaaaaatatatgcttGATGTGTCATATGTCTCACACTTCGTCAGATCATTTTCTGGAGTGTCTCACCAGTCGGTGTAGCTTGAAACCCATAATTTAAAAGTTATAGGTCCATGAAAATCAAAGGAAATGTGTTCAGAGTCTTAAATAAAATCacgaatttttttttttgtaaagacaAGGTATGattttcatgaaaataaatcactttGTAATAACAAATTCAATATCCAGGTCTACATCAATACACAAAACAAAATGGCAGATCCACATACTGATCAAATTAAAAGTTTGCACTTTGGTTCTCCttaaaaacattaataattAAGCAACACTGTAACAGAGCCTGCCAGCAAAGACAGTACTCCATTAAAAATCCACTGATAACTCACACATACTCATAAAACATTCCAATTTCGCTGTCCAAAACCAAACAGTTTCAAtacttttttgctttgttttgttgtttgctttttcaggttttttgcagtttttttggatttgggttattttaatttcagcaaTGCTATTAACTTAAACATGTAAAACACCTAGAAGGAAGTCACAAGTTGTATTCTTAAAGTTTTGTAGTAAAAACTTACCCTCACATTTTTGTCAATCACCGTTTTTTTAAATtgagtatttttctgtttgtgccAATACACTTGTTGAAATGTTGGCTGTAACCAAACACCAGCTGCACTTACCCCAGTGTTGTCATGGTGACAATGGTGTACCAGAaggctgcagggatgctggtgAACTTGCTGGCTGATGAACCTTTCTCTGCATAGTACATGACTGTGGCAAAGATGATGATGGCCATAGTTagtgagaagaggaggaagccTAACTCCGAGGCACAACTTTTCAGCGTATAGCCCAGGATGCGCAGACCCTGTGAGTGGCGGGAAAACTTAAAGATTCTGAAGACACGAAAGACTCTTAATGTCACAAAAGCCCCACTGACATCCTCGTTATCTGTCATCACCAGGCCAATGTAATATGGCATAATGGCCACCACATCAATGATACTCATGACACTGCGCACGAATTTGTAGCGACTAGGAGCTGCCAGCAGACGTAGGAGATATTCAACTGTGAAGATCATGACACAGGCAGTATCCAGACAGAAGAAAGCCACCGCATACCGCTCTCCACAGGGCAGCTCTTTGATGCGACCCGGGCTTACCCCACAGGGCACTGTCTCCACCACATTGGCAATAACAGAGACAGCAATGAAGAAACCAGTGACATAGTAGAACACCAGAGCCAGGGTACTGGTGTgtgggttttcaaaggcccgCCACATCCTCTGACGAGCTGTCATTGAGGGTAGGGAGCTCTCAGCTACGTGATCCGTATCAGCATCATCCTGCAGGCGCTCAGCATTCTCCCGCCGGCGATCCTTGTACTCCTCATAACAGCAGTCACCAATGATCTCAGGGATGATGCCGAAGAAGGCCAGCTCCTCATCATAAGCTGAGATGCACTCCTGGCGGGGATAATGAAGCTTCCCAGTACGGTAGAAGTTGAGAATGTGGCGGAAAATGTCAGGGTCCCGATCAAAAAAGTACTGCTGTGTCTCAGGATGGTAGAAGAAGTCCCGCTCTGAACTGCCCAGCAGAGTGTCAGGGTAGCGCTCTAAGGTGTCCAACCATGTCTGGAACTGGATGCCACTCACATTCAGCACAATCAGAGAGTCCTGGCTTCGCTTTCTCTCCTGCCGTGGAGCAGCTGGCATGGGACCAGTAGCCACTGGCATCCATCCTatggctgctgccctggcaaAGGGTAACCAAGCTGCTACACCTGCCGCCATGGTTCCAAACACCTATTACAGCTAAGGGAGTCAATCTAGACACAGTTCTGGTCCAGCCACTAAaatagagagagaaaagaaaaatacaaattctcACACATTCTTGAGGCAGCAGAATTTCTGAACATTTTTGTGATATTCAGTATTAACTGAAAACCCTTCTGCTTCCTTTTTGTTCCCTCCACCTTTTCACCCCAGAATACGCTTTCCAGGTGATGGTCAGACTGTTAGGACAATAAATGAGGGCACTTGGAAATCCCTGTATTCAAAGCAGCATCTCTAACAGCCAGATCCTTTGGATATAAGGTCTCCCTCCATTCGAGGCCCCTGGATGGAAGCAACAGTCCTCAAATCACTAGCCCCTGGAGCCGGCTAGTAGCTCTAGTGCAGCTGTGCAGCCACCTGGAAGATTTTCCTCCGCGCGCGATGCAGCCGGTCCCCCCGCCCCTCctccgctcgctcccgcccgccgccggagcggggccgcggcAGCCGGCGGagcccttcccttcccgggCGGCCGCAGCGGGGCCGCCGGCGCCGCTCGCCGTGGAGGGGCGGAGGGGATGGGCCGGGAGGGCCGCCCCCCTTCCCGGcggcagccctggagcagcgGCGGGAAGAATCCTCTCCCTGACCTTTAATCGCCGTCCGGGGACTCCTCCAGATCCCGGCTAGGGGCCAGGGGAGCCGGCGGGGCAGGGGGAGGAGCTCCGGGCGGCAGCATTAAACTTTAAGGCAAGTTTTCCGTGCAGGAAACGCTTtgaagggcagagggatgccGGGGATGGggcgccgggagcggggagcgccccacagagcaggaggggacagagcggggcTCTTCCCCGGACGGAGCATCAGGGCACGGCCAGGGGCTGATCCCCGGCGAGGAGACCGGGGTCGGGGAGAGCTCCCGCGGTGCTGGCGGGGGCAGGGGCGGGGGCTCTGGAGACACATGCAGTAGGTGGGCTGCCGGGGCATCCCCGGGAGTGCCCGAGCGGGCGGCGGAAGGCGAAGCCGAGGGAGGCTGGCTGTGGAgcgggagaggagcaggagctcccTGGCGGCGGGGGAGGCCGGGGGCGCGGGGCAGGGATGCGGGGTGCCTTAGGGCTCGGCGGTCGGTGGTGGATCATACCCTCCCCCCACTCCCCCCGTACCCCCGCCTCCTTCCTCTCGCCCCTTCCCCTCGGCTCAGCTCTCCAATCGCTCCAGACGTGCCCAGTCTGCGGCACCTACCTGTGAAAGTCTGGCGAGAGCGCTCAGTTGCATAGAGACTTTTGGAAATACGGGCTCTGCCGCTAGATCTCCGCGCCCCGCCGGGAACGGCGGGGAAGTAGTTGCTCCTGA
Protein-coding regions in this window:
- the KCND2 gene encoding A-type voltage-gated potassium channel KCND2 → MAAGVAAWLPFARAAAIGWMPVATGPMPAAPRQERKRSQDSLIVLNVSGIQFQTWLDTLERYPDTLLGSSERDFFYHPETQQYFFDRDPDIFRHILNFYRTGKLHYPRQECISAYDEELAFFGIIPEIIGDCCYEEYKDRRRENAERLQDDADTDHVAESSLPSMTARQRMWRAFENPHTSTLALVFYYVTGFFIAVSVIANVVETVPCGVSPGRIKELPCGERYAVAFFCLDTACVMIFTVEYLLRLLAAPSRYKFVRSVMSIIDVVAIMPYYIGLVMTDNEDVSGAFVTLRVFRVFRIFKFSRHSQGLRILGYTLKSCASELGFLLFSLTMAIIIFATVMYYAEKGSSASKFTSIPAAFWYTIVTMTTLGYGDMVPKTIAGKIFGSICSLSGVLVIALPVPVIVSNFSRIYHQNQRADKRRAQKKARLARIRAAKSGSANAYMQSKRNGLLSNQLQQSSNEEEQAFVGKSGSSFETQHHHLLHCLEKTTNHEFVDEQVYEESCMEVSTVNRPPSHSPSLSSQQGVSSSCCSRRHKKTYRIPNTALGGSRPGSVQELSTIQIRCVERTPLSNSRSSLNAKVEECVKLNCEQPYVTTAIISIPTPPVTTPEGDDRPDSPEYSGGNIVRVSAL